The Saprospiraceae bacterium genomic interval TCATTTTGGGAGTACCAGATTTCAACATAGCGCACTCCACTTTCGTCGTCGTAATATTGAAGCTCGAACGGAATGATGGTATCCGTCGTGGTGGCGACCGTGCTGCGCATAAAACTAACCGGTGCTTTTAAATCAAAAGTATTCATATGTTCATTGGTAACGATGGGTGTATTTACATCAAATAATATACTCGCTTTATTCGTAATGAAATCTTCATTTTTAATTTGATTAGAAACACCCACACTAAAATTGACAAATCCTTCCCCTTCGGGTGAAGTCATATTTGGCGGCAAGAAACCAGCTAAAGGGTCGAACACGGTGTCAAGAGTCAGAGGATCCAATGTCACTAAATTCCAGCTTACGATTCCGGAAGCTTCATCTAATTTGGCAGATACTCTAACCAAAATATTCTTCTCCGGCCTTAGATCAACATCTTTGCTAAACTCACGACTGTTAGGCAATGGATAAAAAATAAGGTTTCCCCAACCAAATGGACCGAACGAAAAGTGATCTAAATCAAAATGAACCGAACTTAAAGTATCTATGATATTCACTTCGCTGGCCGGTGCTGTGGCATTGCTCTTGTTTTCAAATCTGATTTGATAACTCAAACTGGATTGTCTACTGATAAAACCCTCTTCTCCAACTCCCGGATTTCCATTTTTTTCATTGGGGTCCAAAGACCATAAAGGATTATACAAAATATCCAATAATCCGATTTGCTTAAATCCACTAAAACAGTCGTCACTTTCCTGCTTTGCTTCTACAGCTGAAGTGATAATATTCAAAATTCCGGTAAACACATTAAAACCCGCTAACGATCCTGCACATTCCAATATATTGGTACCTAAAACCCAACCCCAGTTTCTGGTATCCAGATTTTCAAATGAAGATGGCGTAGGTGTCTGATCATTGCTAATATCTGAAATGACTGAAAATGCTCCTGTCAAACATGGCAAACCGGGAATAAATCCTGCTCCTCCTTTCAACATGGCTTTAGCAATGGAAAGTGCAACACAACCCTGCACTTCTTTTGACAAAGGTGAACTATAAAATGGTGGACTTAGCCAAACATTTAAAGGTACTGTGGAGGGGGATTCTCCCAATTTCACCCTTACTGCAATGTCCATGCTTGATTTTGAAGGCAATACGGGAAAGTAGAAAACGTAGACTCTCGATTTCAATCCTTGGTTGAATAGCTCATCAACAAGTGCATATTCTCCAAGACTTTTTACCTGATCCACCCAGCCTTTATCAATTGCTAACTGGGGTGGAAGTATGTTTAAATTAATAAATTCAATATCATTGCCATGTTCTTCCGGTATTGCAACCCACAGCAATACACCATTGGCATCTACATTCGCTCGATTGCCAATGGTAATGGTCTGGGGTGTCCATCGATTGATTAAGACATTTCCGCCACCGCTATAACTCACAAATGGATCTGCTTTCTGACCCTGAACAACACTGAATGCTGCCGGAGCAATGATTTCATTCGCTCCTTCTACAACCACCACATCCCACAAACCCAATGGTTGACCGGTCAAATCGATCATTGCAGTCAGTGTTTTTTTAGCATCGTAAATCGTTTTCAACGCTACAATGTCCGGACTTCCTTGCTTTCTCAAAATGACTTGTTGATTTGCATTGAAACCACCACCATAGATATAAAGGGTCACCCAAGCTGTATTGCCACCTTCCCGCGGATATACCCGGTCTATTCCTTCCACCTCAACTTCCTCACAATAGCTATCGTACATTCCACTACCAAAAACATCCAGGCAAACCTTATATACTCCAGGTTTATCGTAATTGATTTGAGGACGAACTTGTGTTGATTTTCTTCCGTCGCCAAAATCCCAAAAATATTTTTCTCCCCCAATGCTGCTTGGCTGAAATGCAAAATGTGAGACCGTTTGAAAGTAATCAAATCGAACCTGGAGATCCTTAATGCCTGGAGCAATCATTTCTTCCTGATAAGTCAGGTGACCATTATTTCCATGGGCAGTGAGATCAGCAACTTCTCCGAAAGTTGAAATTGCATCAAAATTATAATATGCAAGCAAGCCCTCTTCAGAACCATTCAATGGTAAGAAACGGTTATTTTCAATTTCCATGGGTGTTCTAGCCTCATTCCAGATCCTCAACTCGTCCACTTCGCCATTCATAGCATCCGCAACATAGGTTGAGGCAATACCACCTAACATCCACATCGCATTGGATTTTACCAGTTCGCCTTTTGCAGTGACTGCACCAATCAGCTGACCATTCAGCAACATTTTAAAATTATTTGCTTGTCCGTTGTCATCATAGACGATGGCCAGATGGTTCCAATAACCTGGGATTAAATTCTTATTTCCTGCAACAGTGTATGATCCGGTTTGGGTAAGAATTCCGCAAACCGGTTGATCTTTATCGGTAGCACCTAATTGAAATGACATAGGATCCCATAAACTCCAAACATTGCGATGCAGTTGAGTTAGTATTCGTTTTGTATCCTGCACCGAATCCAAACGCAACCAAAGTTCAATGGTAAAAGACTTCTCAATCCCTGAATTCAATTGCGGACCCAGGATCATCTGATCGAACCGGTGATAACCACTCCCGTCCCCCGCATTTCCAAAAACCTGAAGCTTCAAAGCATGATTGGTATTGCCTTTTTCTCGATAATTCGGGTCAAGTCTGCGATACCAAACATCCATATCAGAAAAAGATCCGGTTTGCAACCATTCCTGTCCGGCTTCGCTTACTACATGCAACATTCCGGTTTCACTAAGTGCCATTTTTGGACGTCGTGTTCCGGAACTCATGGTTCCAATCAACTTTGGTCTGATGACTGAATCACCCGGCAACATTTTCGCGAGTTTCACACCGGTGGATATCAGAAAAGCACCATCATCTTTAGGATCCATCAGTAATTGCAATTCTATTCCACCTTCAACAAATCTGACCATTGCATCAGTCAACTCCTTCAATTTATTAAATGTAAATCCACCATCGGATGAATAATTTGTAAAAATCCTATCCTCCGTGCTATTGAATGCTACATACACATGATTGCCTTTCGCAGCGATAGTCTCAAGCCCGGCATGAATGTTGTTTATCTCATCAGAGATTTTCACCACAGGTCCAAATTGTTGTCCTCCGTCACTAGAATTTCGAACAAAAACGCTGCCTTTATCTTCATCATCCCATCCGGACCAAACTACCCAAACATTAGGTCCATCGGAAGCTATTTTTGAGTGGTATCCATTGTTGCCATCCTGAATTTGAAAAGCATGGTGTTGTCCGCTTTTCGCAGGCATTGAAATAATCTGATCTTTAAAAGTTGAACCCCCATCGTTTGAACATACAAAATGCAAAGCCCAATCGTAATTCCACCAATTCCCGATTGTTTCTTCGTAAAGGAAATATATGTTATTGCCGTTGGTATGCAAGGAAGTAAAATTTTGAAAAGTATTGAAAGTATCAGCAAGCACCAACTTGTCACTAAAAATTCCACCGTTATCTGTTGATCTCAACAAGTACAGCCACTTCTTCTCAGCACAATAATGGCAGTCATTAGAAAGCATAATATAAACATTCGATGCAACGACCTGAATGTTCAAATTATACAAGTAACCATACTGTGTAGTAAATATTTGCTTTGTACTTTCAAAGGTAG includes:
- a CDS encoding T9SS type A sorting domain-containing protein — translated: MKHLNLILLVWIFQSSVLFAQNNSKWIFNISEGQGAPVINEEDFSPEVAVSGNTIHTFWLTHKSQTKQLNYRNSKDGGITWSDKIILADSDFDVDRRYVRMAVSGKYVHIVANRGQELWYFRSVDGGTTFESTKQIFTTQYGYLYNLNIQVVASNVYIMLSNDCHYCAEKKWLYLLRSTDNGGIFSDKLVLADTFNTFQNFTSLHTNGNNIYFLYEETIGNWWNYDWALHFVCSNDGGSTFKDQIISMPAKSGQHHAFQIQDGNNGYHSKIASDGPNVWVVWSGWDDEDKGSVFVRNSSDGGQQFGPVVKISDEINNIHAGLETIAAKGNHVYVAFNSTEDRIFTNYSSDGGFTFNKLKELTDAMVRFVEGGIELQLLMDPKDDGAFLISTGVKLAKMLPGDSVIRPKLIGTMSSGTRRPKMALSETGMLHVVSEAGQEWLQTGSFSDMDVWYRRLDPNYREKGNTNHALKLQVFGNAGDGSGYHRFDQMILGPQLNSGIEKSFTIELWLRLDSVQDTKRILTQLHRNVWSLWDPMSFQLGATDKDQPVCGILTQTGSYTVAGNKNLIPGYWNHLAIVYDDNGQANNFKMLLNGQLIGAVTAKGELVKSNAMWMLGGIASTYVADAMNGEVDELRIWNEARTPMEIENNRFLPLNGSEEGLLAYYNFDAISTFGEVADLTAHGNNGHLTYQEEMIAPGIKDLQVRFDYFQTVSHFAFQPSSIGGEKYFWDFGDGRKSTQVRPQINYDKPGVYKVCLDVFGSGMYDSYCEEVEVEGIDRVYPREGGNTAWVTLYIYGGGFNANQQVILRKQGSPDIVALKTIYDAKKTLTAMIDLTGQPLGLWDVVVVEGANEIIAPAAFSVVQGQKADPFVSYSGGGNVLINRWTPQTITIGNRANVDANGVLLWVAIPEEHGNDIEFINLNILPPQLAIDKGWVDQVKSLGEYALVDELFNQGLKSRVYVFYFPVLPSKSSMDIAVRVKLGESPSTVPLNVWLSPPFYSSPLSKEVQGCVALSIAKAMLKGGAGFIPGLPCLTGAFSVISDISNDQTPTPSSFENLDTRNWGWVLGTNILECAGSLAGFNVFTGILNIITSAVEAKQESDDCFSGFKQIGLLDILYNPLWSLDPNEKNGNPGVGEEGFISRQSSLSYQIRFENKSNATAPASEVNIIDTLSSVHFDLDHFSFGPFGWGNLIFYPLPNSREFSKDVDLRPEKNILVRVSAKLDEASGIVSWNLVTLDPLTLDTVFDPLAGFLPPNMTSPEGEGFVNFSVGVSNQIKNEDFITNKASILFDVNTPIVTNEHMNTFDLKAPVSFMRSTVATTTDTIIPFELQYYDDESGVRYVEIWYSQNDSSFAFSHKTYSDTTSFIGQAGSDYKFYAIAVDRVGNREAIPFVPDAEVRILTHTESFGNENRLSIFPNPANKLLKVIFELQSSSKTRIDLENLTGICVKNIIEEDLPAGIYNYEFPLELEAGVYLLRFTYNQRNYVTKFIVVK